A region of Streptomyces paludis DNA encodes the following proteins:
- a CDS encoding isoprenylcysteine carboxyl methyltransferase family protein has translation MIWYTALVLAVGAERVAELAVARRNARWSLARGAVEHGRGHYPAMVALHTVLLLGALAEVRLADRPFTPALGWTMLAVVVAAQALRWWCVRTLGPRWNTKVLVVPGLPLVEGGPYRLLRHPNYVAVVAEGVALPLVHGAWLTALVFTLLNAVVLTVRVRCENRALGAAGPGPGPGPTAAGAVPPGLSP, from the coding sequence ATGATCTGGTACACCGCGCTGGTCCTGGCCGTCGGTGCCGAACGCGTCGCCGAACTGGCCGTCGCCCGGCGCAACGCCCGCTGGAGCCTGGCGCGCGGCGCCGTCGAGCACGGCCGCGGGCACTACCCCGCGATGGTGGCCCTGCACACCGTGCTGCTGCTGGGCGCTCTGGCGGAAGTACGGCTGGCCGACCGGCCGTTCACGCCGGCGCTCGGCTGGACGATGCTCGCCGTCGTCGTGGCCGCGCAGGCGCTGCGCTGGTGGTGCGTCCGTACGCTCGGCCCGCGCTGGAACACCAAGGTGCTCGTCGTACCGGGACTGCCGCTGGTCGAGGGCGGCCCGTACCGGCTGCTGCGGCACCCCAACTACGTGGCGGTGGTCGCCGAGGGGGTGGCGCTGCCGCTGGTCCACGGCGCCTGGCTGACCGCGCTGGTGTTCACCCTCCTCAACGCGGTCGTGCTGACCGTCCGCGTACGGTGCGAGAACCGCGCGCTGGGCGCGGCAGGTCCAGGACCGGGCCCCGGCCCGACGGCCGCCGGCGCCGTACCGCCGGGCCTCTCCCCGTGA
- a CDS encoding type III polyketide synthase, with protein MTRIAAVHGALAPHRHSQHTITDMVARTCLPPGADRRVLDRLHRGARVTTRHTALPLDRYGGLEDFGEVNDAFIATAVPLGAEAVAGALDTAGLSPRDIDLLIFTSVTGIAAPSVDARLVGRLGLRPDVRRVPVFGLGCVAGAAGIGRLHDYLLGRPDDVAVLLSVELCSLTFQRGDSSTANLVASALFGDGAAAVVACGSRRPATTGGPGRPGPVVVDTRSRLYPDTERAMGWDITGSGFRIVLDAGVPDLVRKNLAADVDGFLADHGLTRADITAWVCHPGGPKVLEAVEEVLELPDGALDFTWRSLAAVGNLSSSSVLHVLRDTLAERPPPAGSAGLLLAMGPGFCAELVLLRW; from the coding sequence ATGACCCGCATCGCAGCCGTCCATGGAGCCCTGGCTCCCCACCGCCACAGCCAGCACACCATCACGGACATGGTCGCCAGGACCTGTCTGCCGCCGGGCGCCGACCGCCGTGTGCTCGACCGGCTGCACCGCGGGGCGCGGGTGACGACACGTCATACGGCCCTCCCGCTGGACCGGTACGGCGGTCTGGAGGACTTCGGCGAGGTCAACGACGCGTTCATCGCCACCGCCGTACCGCTCGGCGCCGAGGCCGTCGCCGGGGCGCTGGACACGGCGGGGCTCTCTCCGCGCGACATTGACCTGCTGATCTTCACCTCGGTGACGGGCATCGCCGCGCCGTCCGTGGACGCGCGCCTCGTCGGCCGGCTGGGCCTGCGCCCCGATGTACGGCGGGTGCCGGTCTTCGGGCTCGGATGTGTCGCGGGAGCGGCCGGGATCGGGCGGCTCCACGACTATCTGCTGGGGCGCCCCGACGACGTGGCCGTCCTTCTCTCGGTCGAGCTGTGCTCGCTCACCTTCCAGCGCGGCGACTCCTCGACGGCCAATCTCGTCGCCTCCGCCCTCTTCGGGGACGGCGCCGCCGCCGTCGTGGCGTGCGGCTCCCGGCGGCCCGCCACCACCGGCGGCCCCGGGCGTCCGGGCCCCGTCGTCGTCGACACCCGCAGCCGGCTCTACCCGGACACCGAGCGGGCGATGGGCTGGGACATCACCGGCTCCGGCTTCCGGATCGTGCTGGACGCGGGCGTCCCCGACCTCGTCCGCAAGAACCTCGCCGCGGACGTGGACGGCTTCCTCGCCGACCACGGGCTGACCCGCGCCGACATCACCGCCTGGGTCTGCCACCCGGGCGGCCCGAAGGTCCTGGAGGCCGTCGAGGAGGTCCTCGAACTGCCCGACGGTGCCCTCGACTTCACCTGGCGCTCCCTGGCGGCGGTCGGCAATCTGTCGTCGTCGTCCGTCCTGCACGTCCTGCGCGACACCCTGGCCGAACGGCCGCCGCCCGCCGGGAGCGCGGGGCTGCTGCTCGCCATGGGGCCGGGCTTCTGCGCGGAGCTGGTCCTGCTCCGCTGGTAG